A region from the Stygiolobus caldivivus genome encodes:
- the cas3 gene encoding CRISPR-associated helicase Cas3', with product MRDFIEEMINAWGRHKGKRVALDSERLNDQLALARRVYEEASAANQGVLFMLRAPTGFGKTEVLFAPFLYQFVEGQWFAPRMYLVEPVNALLKQMEERAKVYSQLVAPSPTVGSDYGDTLKKTYLYTAVITLTTVDSAFYGFTAKRVVTWRERDYETGRYSMPAGLLTGSYLVFDEAHLIQDQVFLGPRVMSKVICSIVAAGGLVVFSSATLPSITAGLFKEECDKYGAKVIDLPFPRAKKEARVSYVNRPISEAECGEGSAIFVNTVERAIKMKERCKGAVLLHSLMRKDDKERALRGLEEGKALIATQAAEVGIDYDFKRVITELAPIDSLIQRFGRVRKDVIDAEVYEVENSLPYDDDVVNRSRDVLQSVSTISSSDVGKLVDEVYDESIVGKLSELGDTFYLSTVEYLQGLTLFSYPPEDTPYLKPSYYVTLYLLSAAEYEKIRDLHEGGKADAVEEVSRIMANASVKYPISYIDDYNRKRLESFIEKGDVYNGAVYSKDFLKKVKGITHELIIVVDGQTYSPDEGFKGLIGAVGGQKGRSEKRSRKKGRGKK from the coding sequence TTGAGGGACTTCATAGAGGAGATGATAAACGCGTGGGGCCGACACAAGGGCAAGCGGGTGGCCCTCGACTCGGAAAGGCTAAACGACCAGCTCGCGCTGGCACGGAGGGTCTACGAGGAGGCCTCGGCCGCCAACCAAGGCGTATTGTTCATGTTGAGAGCCCCTACGGGTTTCGGTAAGACCGAAGTCCTCTTCGCCCCGTTCCTCTACCAGTTCGTGGAGGGGCAGTGGTTCGCACCGAGGATGTACTTGGTGGAACCGGTAAACGCGTTACTTAAACAGATGGAAGAGAGGGCTAAGGTGTACTCACAATTGGTGGCACCGAGCCCTACCGTGGGTAGCGACTACGGCGACACACTAAAGAAGACGTACCTGTACACAGCCGTCATAACCCTCACCACAGTGGACAGCGCATTTTACGGTTTCACGGCTAAGAGAGTGGTGACGTGGAGGGAGAGGGACTATGAGACCGGGAGGTACTCGATGCCTGCGGGCCTCCTCACGGGCTCGTACCTCGTCTTCGACGAGGCCCACCTGATACAAGACCAAGTGTTCTTGGGGCCCAGGGTGATGTCTAAAGTGATATGTAGTATCGTAGCGGCGGGCGGGTTAGTGGTCTTCTCTTCGGCCACGCTACCGAGTATAACGGCGGGGCTGTTTAAAGAGGAGTGCGATAAGTACGGCGCGAAGGTAATAGACCTCCCTTTCCCGCGGGCGAAAAAGGAAGCCCGCGTAAGTTACGTAAACAGGCCCATATCCGAGGCAGAGTGCGGAGAGGGGTCTGCGATATTTGTAAACACGGTCGAGAGGGCGATAAAGATGAAGGAGAGGTGCAAAGGCGCGGTGTTATTACACTCGTTGATGAGGAAAGACGATAAGGAGAGGGCGTTAAGGGGACTGGAGGAGGGTAAGGCCCTCATAGCCACGCAGGCCGCAGAAGTGGGGATCGACTACGACTTCAAGAGGGTCATAACGGAGCTGGCGCCGATAGACAGCCTAATACAGAGGTTCGGGAGGGTGAGGAAGGACGTGATAGACGCTGAAGTATATGAGGTGGAAAACAGCCTACCCTATGACGACGACGTGGTCAACAGGAGCAGGGACGTACTGCAGTCGGTCAGTACTATAAGTTCAAGTGACGTAGGCAAACTGGTGGACGAGGTGTACGACGAAAGTATAGTGGGGAAGCTGTCGGAGTTAGGTGACACGTTTTACTTGAGTACGGTGGAGTACTTGCAGGGGCTTACGCTTTTCTCATACCCCCCTGAAGATACCCCTTACCTAAAGCCCTCGTACTACGTGACGCTGTACTTACTCAGCGCGGCGGAGTACGAAAAAATAAGGGACCTCCACGAGGGGGGTAAAGCCGACGCCGTCGAAGAGGTCAGCCGCATAATGGCCAACGCTTCGGTCAAATACCCCATTTCGTACATTGACGACTATAATAGGAAGAGGTTGGAGTCGTTCATAGAAAAGGGCGACGTATATAACGGTGCAGTATACAGCAAAGACTTCCTCAAGAAGGTGAAGGGGATAACCCACGAGTTGATAATAGTGGTAGACGGACAGACGTATTCCCCGGACGAGGGGTTTAAAGGGTTAATAGGGGCGGTGGGGGGACAAAAAGGGCGGAGCGAAAAGCGGAGCCGGAAGAAAGGGAGGGGGAAGAAATGA
- a CDS encoding CRISPR-associated endonuclease Cas3'', translating into MTKPCAYFEGGECKESYLTHIRYMLDVWERIKGYYVKTLDRVAGKGSEHYLKLAFLAHDAGKLLKAYTRDKRKFRHELVGAYVLYKMVGGGAGDVFATAVLLHHESIILSVYAGQYGERIIPLSTVRAVLEDFKGLLTPYASLKDDEAYGKVGMEKEIDEMEGILSSLKADDVYDVVKSLVVGASSGKDSLVFRNKVSAVLHVLVLVDSVAANTSRADSRDEGTWVTKAAKVAEPGVW; encoded by the coding sequence ATGACGAAGCCCTGTGCGTATTTTGAGGGCGGGGAGTGTAAGGAGAGTTACCTCACCCACATACGCTATATGCTGGACGTCTGGGAAAGGATAAAGGGGTACTACGTCAAGACGTTGGACCGGGTGGCGGGGAAGGGGTCTGAACACTACCTGAAGTTGGCGTTCCTGGCCCACGACGCGGGTAAACTCCTGAAAGCGTATACCCGCGACAAGCGTAAGTTCAGGCACGAGTTGGTCGGCGCGTACGTGTTGTACAAGATGGTAGGGGGAGGGGCGGGCGACGTCTTCGCTACCGCCGTACTCCTCCACCACGAGAGCATAATACTCAGTGTCTACGCAGGGCAGTACGGTGAGAGGATAATACCGCTGTCCACGGTACGGGCGGTACTGGAGGACTTTAAAGGCCTGCTGACGCCTTATGCTTCGCTCAAAGACGACGAGGCGTACGGCAAAGTGGGGATGGAAAAAGAGATAGACGAGATGGAGGGGATCCTCAGCTCACTGAAAGCAGACGACGTGTACGACGTGGTTAAGTCGCTGGTAGTCGGGGCGAGTTCAGGGAAGGACAGCTTGGTCTTTAGGAACAAGGTGAGCGCGGTACTGCACGTCTTAGTGTTGGTGGACTCTGTGGCGGCTAACACCAGCAGGGCTGACAGTAGGGATGAGGGGACGTGGGTGACAAAAGCGGCTAAGGTCGCAGAGCCGGGTGTGTGGTGA
- a CDS encoding AAA family ATPase yields MEPLKISVQFPGFITGDLEVNGITVLMGQPMSGKTTLLRLVYDVLYASELGVVPVEASVIAKEFLDGEMKVSVGKRGVSGVLTCSTFEGDPSCDYNKEKVGYKGVFFPSDMEYILKYNYSPVYYESYSEFFTVLNKLRAKVEDKYYAVKLQKGFIKSRLIARDFQLYEEVGGKQFRAELASSSSLKLSFLVSLLEKGLLGDPKSTVLLFDDVQEGLHAEYMLRLAYLLGLMASKGYKILLTTHNVGFLSLLACLRGVAKTLGYNDEFGLAPALYVVKDKHIEEYSVASSAIPTYTEYSLSVYKNCT; encoded by the coding sequence ATGGAGCCGCTGAAAATATCAGTCCAATTCCCGGGCTTCATTACGGGCGACCTGGAAGTTAACGGCATCACCGTACTTATGGGACAACCCATGTCCGGGAAGACGACACTCCTCAGGCTGGTCTACGACGTGCTGTACGCCTCGGAGCTGGGCGTCGTACCGGTGGAGGCCAGTGTTATCGCAAAAGAGTTCCTGGACGGCGAGATGAAAGTCTCAGTAGGTAAAAGGGGCGTAAGCGGGGTACTGACCTGCAGTACTTTTGAGGGTGACCCTTCGTGCGATTACAATAAGGAGAAGGTGGGGTATAAAGGGGTCTTTTTCCCTTCAGACATGGAGTATATCTTAAAGTACAACTACTCCCCTGTGTATTACGAGAGTTATTCCGAGTTCTTCACTGTGCTGAACAAACTGAGGGCTAAAGTGGAGGACAAGTATTACGCAGTGAAGTTACAAAAGGGGTTTATTAAATCGCGCCTCATAGCGAGGGACTTCCAACTATACGAAGAGGTAGGGGGCAAGCAGTTCAGGGCCGAATTAGCTTCTTCAAGTAGCCTCAAGCTTTCCTTCCTGGTGTCCCTCCTCGAGAAGGGGCTTTTGGGTGACCCTAAATCGACAGTCCTCCTGTTCGACGACGTACAGGAGGGCCTCCACGCTGAGTACATGTTGAGGCTCGCGTACTTGTTGGGGTTGATGGCTTCAAAGGGCTATAAAATACTGTTGACCACTCATAACGTGGGCTTCCTCTCACTCTTAGCGTGCCTCAGGGGCGTCGCTAAGACCTTAGGGTATAACGACGAATTCGGGCTGGCCCCCGCCCTTTATGTAGTGAAAGACAAGCACATAGAAGAGTACAGTGTCGCTAGTAGCGCGATACCGACGTACACCGAATATTCGTTGAGCGTTTATAAGAACTGCACGTAG
- the cas7a gene encoding type I-A CRISPR-associated protein Cas7/Csa2 has protein sequence MSYIRVSGRFEAQLAVLTGSDNIGNYNTHATGRIVVPTREGFKPYDVPIMTGNSLKHWHAVYLAKAYENLGGSKINELCKAGLGLRGYTVDSTLEGLKPASSESEAIEDVCNDLHGFLITRKNGKQTKRDSLVKFSLASPVLDAEVLEYVNRFSVIHNRVDPLTQEQQMVFKQEYSSSPLYGFNVVMDLDYVCRPMYEEGEVVCDQDEVKRRKKSSVLALLYMFTGIGSKQARALPVARVTEVVSAVSDRPVPNLVHGSYKDYVQGSLDTLAAFTKATNTDMTVICYNAECKSEGVKVVNTKSLEEFFNALIGAVSK, from the coding sequence ATGTCATACATCAGGGTTTCAGGGAGGTTTGAAGCACAGCTTGCCGTGCTCACTGGGTCGGACAACATAGGGAACTACAACACACACGCCACAGGGAGGATAGTAGTACCCACAAGGGAAGGCTTCAAGCCCTACGACGTCCCTATCATGACGGGTAACTCACTGAAGCACTGGCACGCGGTGTATTTAGCTAAAGCGTACGAGAACTTAGGGGGGAGTAAAATAAACGAGCTGTGTAAGGCGGGGTTAGGGCTGAGGGGGTACACCGTCGACTCTACACTTGAAGGGCTTAAACCCGCCTCGTCGGAGTCTGAGGCGATAGAAGACGTCTGTAACGACCTCCACGGGTTCCTGATCACCAGGAAAAACGGGAAACAGACCAAGAGGGACAGCCTGGTAAAGTTCTCCTTAGCCTCACCTGTACTGGACGCCGAGGTCTTGGAGTACGTTAACAGGTTTTCCGTTATACATAACAGGGTAGACCCGCTTACACAGGAGCAACAGATGGTCTTTAAACAGGAGTACTCTTCGTCACCCCTCTACGGGTTCAATGTGGTAATGGACTTAGACTATGTCTGCAGGCCCATGTACGAAGAAGGGGAGGTCGTATGCGACCAAGACGAGGTAAAACGGAGGAAAAAGTCCTCGGTATTGGCACTCCTGTACATGTTCACCGGGATAGGGTCGAAACAAGCGAGGGCACTGCCGGTAGCGAGGGTCACGGAGGTGGTCTCGGCGGTCTCGGACAGACCCGTACCCAACTTAGTCCACGGCAGTTACAAGGACTACGTGCAGGGCTCTTTAGACACTTTGGCCGCGTTTACTAAAGCCACGAACACAGATATGACCGTGATATGCTATAACGCCGAGTGTAAGTCGGAGGGGGTGAAAGTGGTAAACACTAAGTCCCTTGAAGAGTTCTTCAACGCTTTGATAGGGGCCGTCAGTAAATAG
- the cas5a gene encoding type I-A CRISPR-associated protein Cas5a, with translation MRALIASFRAPFFSIRVPETYQVAVTYSFLMPSTLFGSICASLCVLNGWSEQECREKLRGTKVRESYNGLIYSTKFPVILRRTRKVLEEGKLPETLDEFKGFSDAMVREYAYSLDERKVVVVSHGIDALKEALRLVNRVGDSESLVAVVDLREVELEECGSGEINVMSKVGAGGDVIKGFDEEGKPSTFYVPVKAFPWYLIYSPVKYKGRVLCGGGIKVPAEGEW, from the coding sequence ATGAGGGCACTCATAGCTTCCTTTAGGGCCCCGTTTTTTTCCATCAGGGTACCTGAGACGTACCAAGTGGCGGTCACGTACAGCTTCTTAATGCCTTCTACCCTTTTCGGTTCGATTTGTGCCTCGCTGTGCGTGCTTAACGGTTGGAGTGAACAGGAATGTAGAGAGAAACTCAGGGGGACTAAGGTCAGGGAGTCCTATAACGGGCTCATATATTCAACTAAGTTCCCGGTAATACTCAGGAGGACGAGGAAGGTGCTCGAAGAGGGGAAGTTACCCGAGACCTTAGACGAGTTCAAGGGGTTTTCCGACGCGATGGTGAGGGAATACGCGTACTCTTTAGACGAGAGGAAGGTCGTGGTAGTGTCACACGGGATAGACGCCTTAAAGGAGGCCCTGCGGCTAGTGAACAGGGTAGGGGACTCGGAGTCCTTAGTGGCAGTAGTAGACCTGAGGGAGGTGGAGTTAGAGGAGTGCGGGAGTGGGGAAATAAACGTCATGTCAAAGGTAGGTGCGGGCGGGGACGTAATTAAGGGCTTCGACGAAGAGGGGAAGCCCTCTACGTTTTACGTACCCGTTAAGGCTTTCCCGTGGTACCTCATATACTCCCCCGTAAAATATAAGGGGAGGGTGTTGTGCGGCGGGGGGATAAAAGTCCCTGCAGAGGGGGAATGGTAG